A single Dasypus novemcinctus isolate mDasNov1 chromosome 4, mDasNov1.1.hap2, whole genome shotgun sequence DNA region contains:
- the ABHD10 gene encoding palmitoyl-protein thioesterase ABHD10, mitochondrial isoform X3 codes for MAGVAVTALAAWAPRRSSGWAAVSFGPRCVLSALLARQHERASRWLPACRQKTSLSFLSRQDLPNLAYKHIKGKSPGIIFVPGYLSNMNGTKALAIEEFCKSLGHAFIRFDYSGVGSSGGNLEECTVGKWRKDVLSIIDDLAIGPQILVGSSLGGWLMLHAAIARPEKVVALVGVATAADDLVTRFNQLPVENLRCLLPPHQ; via the exons ATGGCGGGTGTGGCCGTGACTGCGTTGGCGGCCTGGGCACCTAGGCGGAGCTCGGGCTGGGCAGCCGTTTCCTTCGGTCCCCGCTGTGTGCTTAGTGCACTGTTGGCACGCCAGCACGAACGGGCGTCTCGGTGGCTACCAG CTTGCAGACAGAAGACATCACTCTCGTTCCTTAGTCGACAAGACCTTCCAAACCTGGCTTATAAGCACATAAAAGGCAAAAGTCCAGGCATCATCTTTGTCCCTGGGTATCTGTCTAATATGAATGGTACAAAGGCCTTGGCGATAGAGGAATTCTGCAAATCTCTAGGTCATGCCTTTATAAG gTTTGATTACTCAGGAGTTGGAAGTTCAGGTGGTAActtagaagaatgcacagtgggCAAATGGAGAAAAGATGTTCTTTCTATAATTGATGACTTAGCTATAGGACCACAG aTATTGGTTGGATCTAGCCTGGGTGGATGGCTTATGCTTCATGCTGCAATTGCACGGCCAGAAAAGGTTGTTGCTCTTGTTGGTGTAGCTACAGCTGCAGATGATCTAGTGACACGGTTTAATCAGCTTCCTGTTGAG